The genomic DNA CTCGAAATGGGACGAACCGCACGAGCAGTGCGAGGCGCTGAGCGGGTACCGTACCAGCCCGGAAAAAAGAAGCGGGTGGAGCGCACTGAGGCGCCCCACCCGCTTGCGTTTGGAACCGCTCGTGTGTCTTACTTGACGAGGGTCATGCGGCCGGTCTCCACCTGCGTACCCGTCACCAGGCGGTAGATGTACACACCGCTCGGCAACGACGCCGCGTCGAACTCCACGCTGTGCTGACCCGCTTCCAGCACGTCGTTGGCCAGCGTCGCCACCTCGCGGCCTCGCACGTCGTACACCACGAGCTCCACCCGGGCGCTCGCCTCGAGCTCGAACCCGATCTCCGTAC from Bacteroidota bacterium includes the following:
- a CDS encoding T9SS type A sorting domain-containing protein; its protein translation is SAPAGLYTVAISAGPNTGTAVATDEVTVIVPASRAVAGGSAEWTLVDAQPWPALEAAARTSALGAFPNPFADRTEIGFELEASARVELVVYDVRGREVATLANDVLEAGQHSVEFDAASLPSGVYIYRLVTGTQVETGRMTLVK